One genomic region from Halosolutus amylolyticus encodes:
- a CDS encoding RNA-guided endonuclease InsQ/TnpB family protein — MLETTRTYVARITNHSQVRDDLDQCGFAASKLWNVGRYYIQERWDDDGEIPDEAELKSELKDHERYSDLHSQSSQRVLEELAEAFNGWYNSDDGTNPPSYRKRGDRHPRSTVTWKKRAIKHDDKHGQLRLSKGFNLKESRSDFILAEYETRPDVEVENIQQVRAVWNGDEWELHLVCKKEIPVEDAPGANTAGIDLGISNYLAINYEDGPSELYPGNVVKEDKHYFTREEYQTEGENGPSNRAQKARQKLSRRKDHFLYTLSKHIVDRCVEEGMEKIAVGDLSDLREDGDGDSRNWGQLGNKKLHGWEFDRFARLLEYKAEEHGILVDRVDEENTSRTCSCCGQIRDSNRAERGLYVCSSCETTMNAGVNGAVNIRRKITQSPPTGDMSNGWLAQPGVFLFDRESGRFTPREQGVCKP, encoded by the coding sequence ATGCTGGAGACGACCCGCACCTACGTCGCCCGAATCACGAACCACTCACAGGTTCGTGACGACCTTGACCAGTGCGGGTTCGCAGCATCCAAACTGTGGAACGTCGGACGCTACTACATTCAAGAACGGTGGGATGACGACGGTGAGATACCCGACGAAGCCGAGCTGAAGTCGGAGTTGAAAGACCACGAACGCTACAGTGACCTGCATTCGCAGTCAAGTCAGCGAGTTCTCGAAGAGCTTGCTGAGGCGTTCAATGGCTGGTACAACTCCGACGATGGCACCAACCCACCGAGCTACCGGAAACGTGGCGACCGACACCCGCGCTCCACCGTGACGTGGAAAAAGCGAGCTATCAAGCATGACGACAAGCACGGCCAACTCCGCCTCTCGAAAGGATTCAATCTGAAAGAGAGCCGGTCTGACTTCATCCTCGCCGAGTACGAAACCCGACCCGACGTAGAAGTCGAGAACATCCAGCAGGTACGTGCCGTCTGGAACGGCGACGAGTGGGAACTGCACCTCGTCTGCAAGAAAGAGATTCCAGTTGAGGACGCCCCCGGAGCCAACACGGCGGGGATCGACCTCGGTATCAGCAACTACCTCGCCATCAACTACGAGGATGGCCCTTCAGAGTTATATCCGGGGAATGTGGTGAAAGAGGACAAGCACTATTTCACCCGTGAGGAGTACCAGACTGAAGGCGAGAACGGGCCGTCGAACCGTGCGCAGAAGGCTCGACAGAAACTCTCCCGACGCAAAGACCACTTCCTCTACACACTCTCGAAACACATCGTTGATCGGTGTGTCGAAGAAGGCATGGAGAAGATAGCGGTCGGCGACCTCAGCGACCTTCGCGAGGATGGCGACGGTGACTCACGGAACTGGGGCCAGTTGGGGAACAAGAAACTCCACGGTTGGGAGTTCGACCGATTCGCCCGTCTACTTGAATATAAGGCCGAGGAACACGGCATCCTCGTTGACCGCGTCGACGAGGAAAACACCAGCAGGACGTGTTCGTGTTGCGGACAGATTCGTGATAGTAACCGTGCGGAGCGTGGGTTGTATGTCTGTTCGTCGTGCGAAACGACGATGAACGCAGGTGTGAACGGTGCGGTGAATATCCGGCGAAAGATAACTCAGAGTCCCCCGACGGGGGATATGAGTAACGGCTGGTTGGCACAGCCCGGAGTCTTCCTGTTCGACCGCGAGAGCGGCCGGTTCACACCGAGAGAACAGGGAGTCTGCAAACCCTAA
- a CDS encoding DUF4177 domain-containing protein, with the protein MSESEATSWEYETLRPPRDETQKEAEDPKAELNQLGAEGWEFVETIDYEGGGTKYLVFKRPARSSEPV; encoded by the coding sequence ATGTCCGAATCAGAAGCGACCAGCTGGGAGTACGAGACGCTTCGCCCGCCGCGCGATGAGACCCAAAAAGAAGCAGAGGATCCGAAAGCAGAGTTGAATCAACTCGGTGCAGAGGGCTGGGAGTTTGTGGAGACGATCGACTACGAGGGAGGCGGCACCAAGTATCTCGTTTTCAAGCGACCTGCCCGATCGAGTGAGCCAGTATGA
- a CDS encoding TrmB family transcriptional regulator — protein MTSEQRKAETVSLLQDLGLKEYEARSFLALTQLSTGTAKEISEISEVPRTRVYDAIRVLESKGLVEVQHSNPQQFRAVSIEEATATLRQQYDTRIDTLQSHLEALDLQPEVDDSDRMQEVWTLSGHDGIEARTHTLLEDAESEIVLLIVEEELLTEALYERLHDAVDRSVDVIIGGETDAIIAKLGTEMPSVKMFETELDWLLGPASDDEIAISRLLLVDRTTLLVSSFYPHADHDDSHEQAIFANGLENGIVVLLRRIISSGLLPVATPAR, from the coding sequence ATGACATCTGAGCAACGTAAAGCCGAGACGGTGAGTCTGTTGCAGGACCTCGGGCTGAAGGAGTACGAAGCGCGGAGTTTCCTGGCATTGACCCAACTCTCGACAGGGACCGCCAAGGAAATCAGTGAAATCTCAGAGGTTCCGCGAACCCGGGTGTACGATGCTATCCGAGTGCTGGAGTCAAAGGGGCTAGTCGAAGTCCAGCACTCGAATCCCCAGCAGTTTCGCGCGGTCAGCATTGAGGAGGCAACCGCGACCTTGCGGCAGCAGTACGACACGCGGATCGACACCCTCCAGTCACACCTCGAAGCGCTCGATCTCCAGCCGGAGGTCGACGACAGCGACCGAATGCAGGAGGTATGGACGCTGTCCGGCCACGACGGCATCGAGGCCCGGACACACACGCTGCTGGAGGACGCCGAATCGGAGATCGTGCTGCTGATCGTCGAGGAGGAACTTCTGACGGAGGCGTTGTACGAGCGGCTCCACGACGCGGTTGACCGCAGCGTCGACGTGATCATCGGTGGCGAAACGGATGCAATCATCGCCAAGCTCGGTACCGAGATGCCATCCGTGAAGATGTTCGAAACCGAACTGGACTGGCTCCTGGGGCCCGCGAGCGACGACGAAATCGCCATCAGCCGCCTGCTATTGGTCGATCGCACGACGTTGCTGGTCAGTTCCTTCTACCCGCACGCCGACCACGACGATTCACACGAGCAGGCAATCTTCGCCAACGGCCTGGAGAACGGTATCGTCGTCCTCCTCCGCCGGATCATCTCCTCGGGTCTGCTCCCCGTGGCGACCCCGGCGAGGTAG
- a CDS encoding Lrp/AsnC family transcriptional regulator codes for MDGIQIDDVDRSILHQLQLNARQTDTEIAEKVDVTSTTVRNRLDKLEDGGVIRGYHPEINYEQAGYPLHVMFVCTVNPNKLESMAEQILDVRGVVTTRDLLGGERNVHIEVVADTVGEIEEIRNELADLGLTINSSEIISETQVQSWDHFYPRPAPDARQDDTDDGPVTDQG; via the coding sequence ATGGACGGCATTCAAATCGACGACGTGGACCGGAGCATCCTGCACCAACTCCAACTCAATGCCCGCCAAACCGACACAGAGATCGCCGAGAAGGTGGATGTGACCTCCACGACGGTCCGAAATCGCCTCGACAAACTCGAAGACGGGGGCGTGATCCGAGGCTATCACCCCGAGATCAACTACGAGCAAGCGGGCTACCCTCTCCACGTCATGTTCGTCTGCACGGTCAATCCGAATAAACTGGAATCGATGGCCGAACAGATCCTCGACGTTCGCGGTGTGGTGACCACCCGCGATTTGCTTGGGGGCGAACGGAATGTCCACATCGAGGTCGTCGCCGACACGGTCGGGGAAATCGAAGAGATCCGCAACGAACTGGCGGACTTGGGCCTGACGATCAACAGTTCTGAGATCATCTCCGAGACGCAGGTCCAATCATGGGACCACTTCTATCCACGGCCAGCACCCGACGCGCGCCAGGACGACACCGACGATGGACCGGTCACCGATCAAGGATAG
- a CDS encoding DUF7344 domain-containing protein, whose protein sequence is MAQSNEAVTNTLSILADPVRRYVLYYLDEQETPVSLDRLATRVAAWQTDSDPDAVDDATLTKMRTALYHVHLPKFSEAGYITWDTDSCTIRRGPSFDENASLYRLVADHEDLLPAGWP, encoded by the coding sequence ATGGCCCAGTCAAACGAGGCGGTAACAAATACTTTAAGCATATTGGCAGATCCCGTTCGTCGGTACGTCCTGTACTACCTCGACGAGCAGGAGACTCCAGTCTCCCTCGACCGCCTCGCCACTCGGGTTGCTGCCTGGCAAACCGACAGCGACCCGGACGCCGTCGACGACGCCACCCTCACCAAGATGCGCACAGCTCTATATCACGTTCATCTGCCCAAATTCTCCGAGGCAGGCTATATCACGTGGGATACGGATTCCTGCACGATTCGGCGGGGACCCAGCTTCGACGAGAACGCGTCGTTATACCGGTTGGTGGCCGACCACGAAGACCTACTGCCCGCGGGATGGCCGTAA
- a CDS encoding DUF4177 domain-containing protein, with product MGTEMHQQWEYKTLEPPKGLTKREAVDPTDELNRLGAEGWELAETISYDGGGTKLLLFKRPVSHE from the coding sequence ATGGGTACCGAAATGCACCAACAATGGGAATACAAGACACTCGAACCGCCAAAGGGATTGACCAAGCGAGAGGCGGTCGATCCAACAGACGAACTCAACCGACTCGGTGCAGAGGGTTGGGAACTCGCAGAGACGATCAGCTACGACGGTGGCGGCACGAAACTACTGCTGTTCAAACGCCCAGTTTCTCATGAGTGA